Proteins from one Lachnospiraceae bacterium KGMB03038 genomic window:
- a CDS encoding HD domain-containing protein: MRYINTLVEGETIRNVYLCKGKRSAETRNGRPYDNLLLQDKTGTLDGKVWDPNSSGIADYDEMDFIEVYGEVTSYNNNLQLNIKQIRKAEEGEYMPADYMPTTEKNEDQMYQELLAYGRQVKNPYLRAVIEYYFEKDQAFVKRFKAHSAAKSVHHSFSGGLLEHTLSVVKFCEYMTGAYPILNRDLLYTAAMCHDIGKTKELSPFPENDYTDDGQLLGHIVIGVEMLDDAIRTIPDFPRKLASELKHCILAHHGELEYGSPKKPALAEAFALNFADCADAKMQTLIEIFKEKNSNDWLGYNRMFETNLRKTSI, translated from the coding sequence ATGAGATATATCAATACTTTGGTAGAAGGCGAAACAATCCGGAATGTGTATCTTTGTAAAGGGAAGCGTTCCGCGGAGACGAGAAATGGGAGGCCCTATGACAATCTGCTCCTTCAGGATAAGACGGGAACCTTAGACGGAAAAGTATGGGATCCCAATTCAAGTGGGATCGCGGACTATGATGAAATGGATTTCATCGAGGTATACGGGGAGGTTACAAGCTACAACAATAATCTGCAGCTGAATATCAAGCAGATCCGGAAGGCAGAGGAAGGGGAATATATGCCTGCGGATTATATGCCGACCACAGAGAAAAATGAAGATCAGATGTACCAGGAACTCCTGGCCTATGGCAGACAGGTGAAGAATCCGTATCTGCGGGCCGTGATCGAATATTATTTTGAAAAAGACCAGGCGTTTGTCAAACGGTTCAAAGCCCACTCCGCCGCGAAGAGTGTGCATCACAGTTTTTCCGGAGGACTTCTGGAGCATACTCTGAGCGTAGTAAAATTTTGTGAATATATGACGGGAGCGTATCCAATCCTAAACCGGGATCTGCTCTATACCGCGGCGATGTGCCATGATATCGGAAAGACAAAAGAACTATCCCCATTCCCAGAAAACGACTATACTGATGACGGACAGCTTCTGGGGCATATCGTGATCGGCGTGGAGATGCTGGATGACGCGATCCGGACCATCCCGGATTTCCCAAGGAAACTGGCCAGCGAATTGAAACACTGCATCCTTGCCCATCATGGAGAATTAGAATACGGTTCTCCCAAGAAACCGGCGCTGGCGGAAGCTTTCGCGCTGAATTTCGCGGACTGCGCCGATGCAAAAATGCAGACATTGATCGAGATCTTTAAAGAAAAGAATAGTAACGATTGGCTGGGATATAACCGGATGTTTGAGACGAACTTGAGAAAGACGAGTATATAA
- a CDS encoding ParA family protein, translated as MCRIIAIANQKGGVGKTTSCVNLGIGLAREGKKVLLVEADAQGSMAVSLGIQEPDELDVTLVNILEKVINDEDVEPGEGIFQHEEGIDFIPANIELAGLETSLVNMMSREQVLRMYLDEVKEVYDYILIDCMSSLGMLTINALVAADSVLIPVEAAYLPVKGLQQLIKTIGKVHRRLNPRLSIMGILLTKVDRRTNFARDISKQIREFYGNNIHIFENCIPMSVRAAETTAEGKSIYRHDPKGIVAEGYRHLTEEVLADEK; from the coding sequence ATGTGCAGGATAATCGCAATCGCTAATCAGAAAGGCGGCGTGGGAAAGACAACATCGTGTGTGAATTTGGGAATCGGACTGGCAAGAGAAGGTAAAAAGGTACTTCTGGTGGAAGCAGACGCCCAGGGCAGCATGGCAGTGAGTTTGGGGATTCAGGAACCGGACGAGCTGGATGTTACTCTGGTCAATATCTTGGAGAAGGTTATCAATGACGAAGATGTAGAGCCGGGTGAGGGGATTTTCCAACATGAGGAAGGAATTGACTTTATCCCGGCCAATATCGAGCTTGCTGGTCTGGAAACCTCTCTTGTCAATATGATGAGCCGGGAACAGGTGCTTCGCATGTATCTGGATGAGGTAAAAGAAGTTTATGACTATATCCTGATTGACTGTATGTCCTCTTTAGGAATGCTCACGATCAATGCCCTGGTAGCGGCGGACAGTGTGTTGATTCCGGTGGAGGCGGCCTACCTGCCTGTAAAGGGATTACAGCAGCTTATCAAGACGATTGGAAAGGTACATAGACGGCTGAATCCCAGGCTGTCCATTATGGGGATTCTGCTGACAAAGGTTGACCGACGGACAAACTTCGCACGGGATATTTCCAAACAGATCCGGGAGTTTTATGGAAATAACATTCATATCTTTGAGAACTGTATCCCTATGTCCGTGCGGGCGGCAGAGACGACAGCAGAAGGAAAAAGTATTTACCGCCATGATCCGAAAGGAATTGTGGCAGAGGGGTATCGTCACCTGACCGAGGAGGTGCTTGCGGATGAAAAGTAA
- the rlmD gene encoding 23S rRNA (uracil(1939)-C(5))-methyltransferase RlmD: MRKNDIVKLQITDIGVGGEGIGKVDGYTLFVKDAVIGDVIEAKVMKAKKNYGYAKLLHILTASEGREKNPKCGIARKCGGCQIQEMKYEWQLRFKEEKVRDSLMRIGQIPERLLDEIMEPILGMEEPFYYRNKAQFPIGTDKNGRSVAGFYAGRTHSIIPVKDCVLGVPVNKEILDCILCFMEEFQVPAYDEIHHEGLVRHVLIRYGFRTGEIMVCLVINGTSLPKAEILAERLAAIKNMTSISLCINREKTNVIMGNEVRVLWGHGYITDWIGNVKYQISPLSFYQVNPKQTEKLYKTALEYADLKDGEETVVWDLYCGIGTISLFLAQRAGQVYGVEIVPQAVEDAKHNARINAVENAEFYVGKAEEVLPEYYAGFEQMHGKKAHADVIVVDPPRKGCDEALLETIVKMEPEKVVYVSCDPATLARDVKYLRENGYEVKKVRPVDMFPHTVHVETVVGLQRKNT; the protein is encoded by the coding sequence ATGCGAAAGAATGATATTGTAAAATTGCAAATTACGGATATCGGTGTTGGCGGTGAGGGCATCGGAAAAGTGGATGGATATACGCTTTTTGTAAAGGATGCTGTAATCGGCGATGTGATTGAAGCTAAGGTGATGAAGGCGAAAAAGAACTATGGATATGCAAAGCTTTTGCATATTCTTACAGCTTCAGAAGGGCGTGAAAAAAATCCGAAATGCGGAATCGCCCGGAAATGTGGGGGCTGCCAGATCCAGGAGATGAAATATGAATGGCAGTTACGTTTTAAGGAGGAAAAGGTTCGAGACAGCCTGATGCGTATCGGGCAGATTCCAGAGCGGCTTCTGGATGAGATCATGGAACCGATCCTAGGGATGGAGGAGCCTTTTTATTATCGCAATAAGGCTCAGTTCCCGATAGGAACGGATAAAAACGGCCGGTCGGTGGCAGGATTCTACGCAGGCAGGACTCACAGCATTATCCCAGTCAAGGATTGTGTGCTGGGGGTTCCGGTGAATAAAGAGATTCTGGACTGTATTCTGTGCTTCATGGAGGAATTTCAGGTTCCGGCTTATGATGAGATCCATCATGAGGGCCTGGTGCGCCATGTGCTGATCCGGTATGGGTTTCGGACTGGAGAGATCATGGTCTGTCTGGTCATCAACGGAACTTCACTTCCCAAAGCGGAGATACTGGCAGAGCGGCTGGCGGCTATTAAAAATATGACCAGTATTTCTTTGTGCATCAATCGGGAAAAGACTAATGTGATCATGGGAAATGAGGTGAGAGTCCTGTGGGGACACGGTTACATCACCGATTGGATCGGGAATGTGAAGTATCAGATTTCTCCACTGTCCTTTTATCAGGTGAATCCGAAACAGACAGAAAAGTTATACAAAACGGCGCTGGAGTATGCGGATCTGAAAGATGGAGAGGAAACAGTTGTCTGGGATCTCTACTGTGGGATTGGGACGATTTCTTTATTTCTGGCTCAGAGAGCGGGACAGGTCTATGGCGTGGAGATTGTGCCACAGGCAGTGGAGGACGCAAAGCATAACGCCAGGATCAATGCTGTCGAAAATGCAGAATTCTATGTGGGAAAGGCGGAAGAAGTGCTGCCGGAATACTATGCCGGATTTGAACAAATGCATGGAAAGAAAGCTCATGCGGATGTGATTGTGGTGGACCCGCCAAGAAAAGGCTGTGATGAAGCGCTGTTGGAGACTATCGTGAAGATGGAGCCGGAAAAAGTGGTGTATGTAAGCTGCGATCCGGCGACTCTGGCAAGAGATGTGAAGTATCTGAGAGAAAACGGATATGAGGTAAAAAAAGTGCGGCCGGTGGACATGTTCCCGCATACGGTGCATGTGGAGACTGTGGTAGGACTACAAAGGAAAAATACCTAG
- a CDS encoding PDZ domain-containing protein, producing the protein MPMEERKDPKGQEALEEENVPARTEESMPEEQPVPQEEYSFMQEVIKDEAGGRKFKRDAKRMAGLGLIFGIVACVSFCALQPWIEDQFGNSQAEVEIPRDEEEELTAEEGQDDPDTEEDGYRQMLNSLKSISEQAGKSVVSVTAISGQQEGSEGEGRQTSGVIVADNGQELLILGQIVTREDPGNVQVTFNDGKSYDGMVKRYDRNLGLCVYSVSRGLITEDTWGAIRVAVLGSSYSVEDGEAAIVIGQPYENTQMALYGLVEGSESYADHADGHYRLISTDVEGDSSRSGVVVNTSGEVIGVIGEPTEGRGKAGLVEAYGISDIKDIIEYLSNGQDVPYIGILGSDVTEELENQGLPAGVYVDEVEADSPAMGAGIQSGDIITQINGGEVASFQAYHSALMQKQAGSSLRITCWRQGTGGEYVEINFSVTVGTKE; encoded by the coding sequence ATGCCCATGGAAGAGCGCAAGGATCCCAAAGGACAGGAAGCTCTGGAGGAAGAGAACGTACCGGCGCGGACTGAAGAATCCATGCCGGAGGAACAGCCTGTTCCACAAGAAGAGTATTCTTTTATGCAGGAAGTGATCAAAGACGAGGCAGGCGGCCGGAAGTTTAAGCGAGATGCCAAACGGATGGCGGGACTGGGACTGATCTTTGGCATTGTGGCCTGTGTGAGTTTCTGCGCCCTTCAGCCATGGATCGAGGATCAGTTTGGAAACAGTCAGGCAGAAGTGGAGATTCCAAGAGACGAGGAAGAGGAACTGACAGCGGAGGAAGGACAGGATGATCCGGATACAGAAGAAGATGGTTACCGGCAGATGCTCAACTCTTTGAAATCCATTTCAGAACAAGCGGGGAAAAGCGTTGTTTCAGTGACCGCGATTTCTGGACAGCAGGAAGGTTCTGAAGGGGAAGGGCGTCAGACCAGCGGCGTTATTGTGGCTGACAATGGACAAGAACTGCTGATTCTGGGACAAATTGTGACAAGAGAGGATCCAGGGAATGTCCAGGTTACATTTAATGACGGAAAAAGCTATGACGGGATGGTGAAACGTTATGACCGGAATCTTGGGCTTTGCGTCTATTCCGTATCCAGAGGGCTGATTACAGAGGATACCTGGGGAGCGATCCGGGTGGCAGTGCTTGGAAGCTCTTATTCGGTGGAAGACGGTGAGGCGGCTATCGTGATCGGACAGCCCTATGAAAATACGCAAATGGCTCTGTACGGGCTGGTGGAAGGCAGCGAAAGCTATGCGGATCACGCAGACGGCCATTATCGGCTGATCTCTACAGATGTGGAAGGAGATTCCAGCAGGAGCGGCGTTGTGGTGAATACCAGCGGAGAAGTCATCGGTGTGATCGGAGAACCTACAGAAGGCCGGGGAAAAGCGGGCTTGGTGGAGGCTTACGGGATCTCGGACATTAAAGATATCATAGAATATCTGTCCAACGGTCAGGATGTGCCCTATATCGGGATCCTGGGTTCTGATGTAACGGAAGAGTTGGAAAACCAAGGACTTCCGGCAGGCGTGTATGTGGATGAAGTGGAAGCGGATTCGCCGGCTATGGGGGCAGGGATCCAAAGCGGCGATATCATCACCCAGATCAACGGCGGGGAAGTGGCCAGTTTTCAAGCGTACCACAGCGCGCTCATGCAGAAGCAGGCGGGCAGTTCTTTGCGGATCACCTGCTGGAGACAGGGAACCGGCGGAGAGTATGTGGAGATTAACTTCAGTGTTACAGTGGGCACGAAAGAATAG